A stretch of Bradyrhizobium sp. AZCC 2262 DNA encodes these proteins:
- a CDS encoding LysR family transcriptional regulator, translating into MTRRESKNNIRHAAKDIDLQQLRLVVAACDYGSFRRAAEALSIKHTAVSRSIGQLEHLVGTLLFERSSGGIKPTLAGRAVLRIARLILEQVDTLVEAGISNGRGESGHLTMGFYTSISTGNLRATLGEFKKRLPQIELATTERSRLRLMTALRSGTVDVVVSPGRLLSKDTKTRPLWSERILVSLPQDHGLAAREIIYWTDLRNETILLSRYDPGRELEDLLISKLVSPEDRPRIARHDVGRGIIKSLVSIGMGLSLVMESDIGASFTGLVYRELMDGAGPSRLDFYAHWRDDNENPALKRFLNLLAERYPSPPPAGKE; encoded by the coding sequence ATGACGAGACGTGAAAGCAAGAATAATATTCGGCATGCAGCAAAAGACATCGACTTGCAGCAACTTCGGCTAGTTGTTGCCGCTTGCGACTATGGGAGCTTTCGACGAGCTGCCGAAGCGCTCTCAATCAAGCACACCGCCGTGAGCCGGTCCATCGGACAACTTGAGCATCTGGTTGGGACTTTGCTGTTCGAGCGATCGAGCGGAGGGATCAAGCCCACTCTTGCCGGTCGCGCCGTCCTGCGAATTGCGCGGCTGATCTTGGAACAGGTGGATACGCTAGTTGAAGCAGGAATATCGAACGGCCGCGGAGAGTCCGGTCACCTTACGATGGGCTTTTATACGTCCATTTCTACCGGTAATTTGCGAGCGACCTTGGGAGAGTTCAAGAAGCGTCTTCCGCAGATCGAATTGGCAACCACGGAGCGCTCTCGCCTCCGCCTGATGACTGCCCTTCGCAGCGGAACCGTCGATGTGGTCGTCAGTCCAGGACGTCTGCTTTCGAAGGATACCAAGACACGGCCGCTCTGGAGCGAAAGAATCCTGGTATCGCTGCCTCAGGATCACGGCCTTGCAGCGCGTGAGATCATCTACTGGACTGATCTGCGTAACGAAACAATTCTGCTAAGTCGGTATGATCCGGGACGAGAACTCGAAGATTTGCTGATCTCGAAACTTGTGTCGCCCGAGGATCGTCCCAGGATCGCGCGCCATGACGTTGGCCGAGGCATCATCAAGAGCCTTGTCAGCATCGGCATGGGGCTTAGCCTCGTGATGGAGTCGGATATTGGAGCGAGCTTCACCGGCCTGGTATACCGGGAACTGATGGACGGAGCCGGACCAAGCCGGTTGGACTTCTACGCGCATTGGCGCGATGACAATGAGAATCCGGCTCTCAAGCGCTTCCTCAACTTGTTAGCAGAACGCTATCCCTCACCTCCGCCGGCAGGCAAAGAGTGA
- a CDS encoding acyl-homoserine-lactone synthase — protein sequence MIQLITQRSYGAFSSTLVDMHRLRYRVFKLRMAWDVHTSGDMEMDDFDALNPTYLVQLSDKGAIQGSVRLLPTLGPNMLRDTFPGLLDGEPSPSSPLIWESSRFAIDLAADAPKGDHGIANVTYELFAAMVEFGISRQLTDIVTVTDVRMERILRRAGWPLRRIGAPSTIGKTQAVAGYLTVSDAALSNLRKAGGLSAPVLWSPVIFAAA from the coding sequence ATGATTCAGCTGATCACACAACGTTCATATGGGGCATTTTCCAGCACACTCGTTGACATGCATCGGCTGCGGTATCGGGTTTTCAAGCTTCGCATGGCTTGGGACGTGCATACCAGCGGCGACATGGAGATGGACGACTTCGATGCACTGAACCCGACCTACCTGGTTCAGCTATCTGACAAAGGTGCCATTCAGGGATCCGTACGACTTCTTCCCACACTCGGTCCGAATATGCTCCGCGACACCTTTCCGGGACTCCTTGACGGCGAGCCCTCTCCCTCCTCGCCCTTGATTTGGGAGAGCAGCAGGTTCGCGATCGATTTGGCGGCGGACGCTCCAAAAGGAGATCATGGTATCGCCAATGTCACCTATGAGCTGTTTGCGGCAATGGTCGAGTTCGGCATTTCGCGTCAACTAACTGATATCGTCACTGTCACCGATGTCCGAATGGAGCGAATCTTGCGGCGCGCCGGCTGGCCCTTGCGGCGCATCGGGGCACCTTCCACAATCGGCAAGACCCAGGCCGTGGCAGGTTACCTTACGGTCTCGGATGCGGCTTTATCGAACCTCCGTAAAGCTGGCGGACTTTCGGCGCCAGTTCTTTGGTCGCCGGTCATCTTCGCGGCCGCCTAA
- a CDS encoding IS5 family transposase produces the protein MRPRERRETGQADLLRSRLDAIIDMGHPLVKLAQTIDWSFLEQRFGAVYEDKPGRPPLPTRLMAGLAILKHTYDLSDEVLCERWVENPYYQFFCGEEFFQHRLVFDRSSLTRWRQRMGEEKLQALLQESLAVASKTEAIKPADLNRVIIDTTVQPKNVMFPTDARLLNRAREILVRLAKRYGVKLRQSYARVGKFALIKHQRYAHAKQFKRANRALKKLKIYLGRIIRDIGRKLGGNADLLGGVVLERMLARARQVLEQKQRQRGPKLYSLHAPEVECIGKGKAHRPYEFGVKVSVATTLAHAKGGQFVSHVKALPGNPYDGHTLATVIPEMEALIGNTIERALLDKGYRGHNAPPDYKFRVFISGQKRRVTPQIKRQLRRRSAVEPVIGHLKSEHRMGRNYLWHREGDAINAVLAAVGYNFRRLICWLRLLLWQIIATFPGVNPA, from the coding sequence ATGCGACCAAGGGAACGACGAGAGACGGGACAAGCCGATCTTCTGCGCTCGCGGCTGGACGCGATCATCGACATGGGCCACCCGCTGGTGAAGCTGGCACAGACGATCGACTGGTCGTTCCTGGAGCAGCGGTTCGGGGCGGTCTATGAGGACAAGCCGGGCCGGCCGCCATTACCGACCCGCCTGATGGCGGGACTCGCGATCCTCAAGCACACCTACGACCTCTCTGATGAGGTGTTGTGCGAGCGCTGGGTGGAGAACCCCTATTACCAGTTCTTCTGCGGCGAGGAGTTCTTCCAGCACCGGTTGGTGTTCGATCGCTCTTCGCTGACGCGCTGGCGACAGCGGATGGGCGAGGAGAAGTTGCAGGCCTTGCTGCAGGAGAGCCTTGCGGTGGCCAGCAAGACCGAGGCGATCAAACCGGCCGACCTTAATCGGGTCATCATTGATACGACGGTGCAGCCCAAGAACGTGATGTTCCCGACCGATGCCAGGCTGCTGAACCGCGCCCGCGAGATCCTGGTCCGGCTGGCGAAGCGATATGGTGTCAAGCTGCGCCAGTCCTATGCCAGGGTGGGCAAGTTCGCGCTGATCAAGCACCAGCGTTATGCCCACGCCAAGCAGTTCAAGCGCGCCAACAGAGCCTTGAAGAAGCTCAAAATCTATCTCGGCCGCATCATCCGCGACATAGGCCGCAAACTCGGCGGCAACGCCGACTTGCTCGGGGGGGTCGTGTTGGAGCGCATGCTGGCGCGGGCGCGACAAGTGCTCGAGCAGAAGCAGCGCCAGCGTGGCCCGAAGCTCTACTCGCTGCACGCGCCGGAGGTGGAATGCATCGGCAAGGGCAAGGCGCACCGGCCTTACGAGTTCGGCGTCAAGGTCTCGGTCGCCACTACGCTGGCGCACGCCAAGGGCGGGCAGTTCGTGAGCCATGTGAAGGCGCTGCCCGGCAACCCCTATGACGGCCACACACTTGCAACCGTCATCCCCGAGATGGAGGCGCTGATCGGCAACACCATCGAGCGCGCGCTCCTCGACAAGGGCTATCGCGGCCACAACGCCCCGCCCGATTACAAGTTCAGGGTGTTCATCTCAGGACAGAAACGGCGGGTGACGCCACAGATCAAGCGCCAGCTGCGACGGCGTTCCGCCGTCGAGCCGGTCATCGGCCACCTCAAATCCGAGCACCGCATGGGCCGCAACTACCTCTGGCATCGTGAAGGCGACGCCATCAACGCCGTCCTCGCCGCCGTCGGCTATAACTTCCGCCGCCTGATCTGCTGGCTCAGGCTCTTGTTGTGGCAAATCATCGCCACCTTCCCCGGGGTCAATCCAGCCTGA